In the Afipia sp. GAS231 genome, GCACCCTCATCCGGCGGCCACGGCGGTTGCCGCGCCGCACATGAAAAAAAGCCCTACGGGCGTTACACCGTACGGCTTTTTTCACGACTGCCGCTGTACGGTTCCGCCGCTTTGTCTTCAACCACGTTAGATGGCAAAGGTTGCATGTCACCCTGACAATATTGCGGCGGCCGTGCAGTTCTTCTGGGGATGGAATTGCGAATCCCCCGCCGGTAGATTGGCGGCGCAGCCGGGCGCCAGCACGGCAACGACAATCATCAAGGGGGAGACCAAGATGCCGACCGTTATCTGGGATCATGTCCATTTGCGCAGTCCCGATCCCGAAGCGACCGCGACCTGGTTGCACGATATTCTCGGCGGCGAAATCATTCGCGGCCCCGGGCGCATCGACGTCAAGCTCGGCGGCGCCAACGTGTTCATCGCGCCGGTCGCCTCCGGTGACGGCGTCAACTCGCCGCCGGTGACGCCCTATCAGGGCCTCGATCACTTCGGCCTGACGGTCAAGGACATCGACGCGGTCGCCGCCGAGATCAAGGCCAAGGGCGTCGAGTTCACGCGTGAGCCGACCACCATCCGGCCGGGCGTGCGCATCTGCTTCATTCGCGGGCCGCAGGGCATTTCGATCGAGCTTCTGGAGCGCGACAAGAAGTACGCGTGAGGCGCCGCGCGGATAACGCCCTATCTCATTCGTAGTCGTCATCACCTGCCTTGTGCGCAATGGCGCACTGGGCGGGTGAACCAGTATTCCAGAGAGCGTCGGGCATAAGCGACAGGCCACAGCGTACCGGATACTCCGCCTTCGCGGAGTATGACCAGCGATGTGATCGCCTCGGTCGCGACGCGCTACGTCATGCTGCCCGGCATGAAGCAGCGGATCGTCAAGCCGCCATAGCCGCGGATCGGCCAGACCATGGTTCGGCCGACACGGTTGGGCTCGGTGATCACGGCATCATCGGGCACATCGACCCACTCGCCTTCGAGCCGTACGCGGTAATGCCCGTTGGCGGACTCCCAATCGACATCGCTGACCGCTGTGCCGTCGGCGTCGGAGCAACACGGCCCCTTTCCGCTTCTCAGACTGTCGAACCATTGCTTCAGCGGCGAGTTGGCGTAGCGGCCGTCGGGATCGCGGGCATGGCCGGGATACGTGGCCAGAGGCAACATCAGCACCGCAAAGCCGATCAGCAGCGGCTTTTTGAAACGGCCCGCACGATCGCGGCCCGTAGTTTCACGGAAGTTGTTTTCAGTGCGTCGGCGCGCCACGTGGCCGCCGGATTTCATCCAGTTGGTCACCTGTTTTCTTGCTCCAGCACCCACCGGCCGGTGCCGAAAATAACTATGCATTTCACGGGCCAACTTGAGTCGGCCGCAATCGTCTGTCATGCCAGCGTCACACGCCGTCGTGCCGAATTTTGATCGCGAATCGGGCCTTGCCGGGCAACCTGTCGCGTTGACGTTGAGGGTTCCATTTTGGCATAATTGATTTCCGGCTTCCATGGGCGCGGCGGCCGGCCCTTGGGACGTTATGAAGAACGGGCTGTATTCGATTCACGTCAACCTGCTGGACGGACGTTCCGGCAAGGGCAGCGGCGTGATTCTGTTCCGCGACGGACAGATCCTCGGCGGCGACGCCTATCTGTTTTACACCGGCAGCTACACCGTGAAGGGCGACACCTTCAAGGGCGAGGTGCTGGTGCAACGACACACCTCCCCGCGCGACAACGACAACCCGCTGTTCGGCGGACCCGCTCCCGTCGGCATCGGCGTATCCGGCACCTTCACCGACACGCGCGGCACGATGAACGGCACCGCGCTGGTCGGCAAGAACAGTCAGATCTTTGGCGCCACGTTGCACCGGCTGGCGGATACCAACTAGGTCGCTGCCGAACCAGATCATTGTCAAGACTGGATGGTGAGGCGATTTCATGCCCGAGCGATCGACGCCCGCTTCTTCCGATCATCGCTTCATTGATCTCGTGCACGCCATCGTTTCGGGCGATGCCGCGAAAGCCCTCCGATTGTCCGACACTTCACCCACGCTCGTGCGGCAACGCGCGGCGGTTGGCGCAAGCCGCGACGGTGCGAAGGGCTGTTTCTTCGAACCGATCGCCCATTACATGTACGAGGGTGACACTGCCCTGCACATGGCGGCGGCGGGCTTCCAATATGAAATCGCACAGGTGCTGATCGACCGGGGCGCCGATTGTTCCGCCAGAAATCGCCGCGGTGCCGTGCCGCTTCACTACGCAGCCGATGCAAACGTCTGGAACCCGACGGCACAAGCAGCCACCATCGGCTGCCTGATCCGGGCCGGCAGCGATCCCAATGCGTCCGACAAAAGCGGCGTTGCGCCGCTGCACCGCGCCGTTCGTACCCGATGCGCCGCCGCCGTCGAAGCGTTGCTGGCCGGCGGCGCGGACCCGCGCAGCAGGAACAAGAACGGCTCGACGCCGCTGCACCTCGCCGTGCAGAATACCGGCCGCGGCAACAGTGGAAGCCCGCACGCAGTCGAGCAGCAACGGCGTATCATCGGGCTCTTGCTGGCGGCCGGCGCGACACCCGAGGACAAGGACGACAACGGCAAGGCCGTTCGCGACGCCGCCACGGCCGACTGGATACGCGCGCTCTTCTAGCTTTATCCGGGAGCGATACGGCGACGCCTCGCCTATTCCGCCGCCTGCTCGAGCGGGGCGGTGCGCGGCAGGATCATCTGGATCCGCGTGCCGCCGCCCGGTTCGGAATCGAGATCGAGGCGCCCGCCGAGGCGATTGGTGACGATGCTGTAGACGATGTGGAGCCCGAGCCCGGTGCCGCCCTGATCGCGTCGCGTGGTGAAGAACGGATCGAAGGCGCGGCGGCGGACGTCGAGGCTCATGCCGATGCCGTCATCGGAGAACAGGATCTCGACATTGTCCTTGCCGGACTCGCGCACCTGGATGTCGACGGTGCCGGGCTTGCCCTCCGGAAACGCATGCGCCACCGCGTTGAGGAACAGATTGGTGAGCACCTGTCCGTAAGGGCCGGGATAGCTGTTCATCGTGAGATTGGGCTGGCAGTCGACGTTGAGCGTCAGATTGTGCTTGCGCAGGCCGGGCCGCAACGACATCACCACCTGCTCGGTGAGATCACCGAGGTCGAAGCTGCGCTGGTCGGAATAGTTCCGATCGGCGGCGACCTGCTTGAACGACTGGATCAGTTCGGCGGCGCGGTTGAGATTGGCCGTAAGCTGCGATGACGCATCGCGGCTGGTTTCCAGAAAATCGGTCAGGCTGGAGCGCCGCAATTCGCCGCGCGCGACCTCGGCGGTGAACATCGCGGTCTTGCGCTCCAGCGCGGAGGCGACCGTCAGGCTGATGCCGACGGGATTGTTGACCTCGTGGGCGACGCCAGCCACCAGCCGGCCGAGGGCCGCGAGCTTTTCCGCCTCGATCAGCGAATTCTGCGTCTCCCGCAAATTGCGCAACGCCGCTTCGGCGGCGTCCTTGGCCTTGCTCATCTCGAATTCGACGCGCTTGCGTTCGCCGATATCGAGCGCGACGGTGACGATGTTTTCGATCTCGCCCGAGGTGTCCAGGATCGGCAGCTTGTTGACCAGCCATTGCCGCATGTTGCCGGAGGAATCCTTGTATTCCTCCTCGTAGAAGCCGAGTTCCCTGCCGCCGGCCAGCACCCGCTTGTCGTTCTCGTCGGTCTTGGCCGCCCCATAGCGCGACATCAGGTCCTGCGTGGTGCGGCCGATCGCATCCTGTGGCTCGATGCCGAAAATGCCCGCCATATAGCGGTTCATCAGCACGTATTGCAGCCGCCTGTCCTTGACGTTGATCACCGCGGGCACGGTGTCGATCACCATCTGCAGCAGACGTCGGCCTTCGGCAATCGCATCTTCGGCGCGCTTCTGGTCGGTGATGTCGCGCACCGTTCCTTCGTAGCGCACGAGCTCGCCGGCGTCGTTGCGCACGGCGCTGGCGCTGTCGGAGAGCCACAGCACCGAGCCGTCGCGCGCGCGAACCTGGTATTCGTACTCGCGGACCATGCCGTCGCGTTGCATCAACCGCTCATATTCCGCCCGCGCTTCGGGCTGAACGTAGACTGTTTCGGCAATATCGCCGATGCCGCCGATCAGATCCTGCGGCGTGGCGTAGCCCATCATCCGTGCCAGCGCCGGGTTGGCGTTGAGCAGCGCGCCGCCCGGCGTCGTGACGTAGATTCCGTCCACCGAGGCCTCGAACAGCTTGCGATAGCTTTCCTCGGCCAGCCGCTGCTCGGCCAGCGCCCGCACCGCGGCCTCGCGCGCCGCATCGGCGTCGACCAGCGTCTGGCGGAACACTTCCGCGGCGCGGGCGATGTCGCCGATCTCGTTGTCCAGGTCGGTCGCCGGGATCGAGGTATTCTGCCCGCCGCCGGCCACCGCGCGGATCGAGGTCGCGATCGATGCCAGCGGGCGCACGGTGCGGCGAACGACCAGAAGGGCTGCGAACAGTCCGATCAGAACGCCGGCGGTGCCGAGCACGATGCTCTGCCACTTCGCTTCCGTCAGCGTCCTGGCGAAATCGCGCGACAGAATGTGGCCGCGGCGCGCGCTGACCTCGCGCAACAGTTCGGTGACACGCTGGATCAGGCGCCCTTCCGTGCCCAGCACTTCCTTGTCGATATCGGATATCTGCCGTTCGCGGATCGATATGCCGATGATGGCCTCAGCATAGCCGTTGACAGCCATCCGCAGCTTCGGATCCGGAATCGTCAGCGTGCGCATGGTCTGCGCCGCCGCTTCGGCGGCGGATGGATTGTGCGCCAGCAGCGCCGAGGCGATCCGGCTCTGGGTCTGCGACAGCGTCGAAGCAATCACCGGGTCCGGGCTCGCGGCGATCGCAGCGTCGAATGCGTCGCGCAACGGCGGCAGCGCCACGATCATTTCGGCCCGGCGATTGATCAGCGCGGAAATGCGCTCGATCCCGCTGCGATAGGTCGAGAGCCGCTCGGTGACGCCGTCGATCATGTCCTGCTGTTCAGGGGCAAGCTCCAGCCGGGTCTTCTTCAGGACGTCGCTGAGCGAGGTCGCGGCTTCGCCGACCTGGACCGATTGGGTGCCGGGGTCGGTGACGAAATCCCGCGCCGCGAGCCGCAATTCGTTCATGCGCCGGTCGATATCCTCGGCGAGATCGCCGACGCTCTGCAGCCGCTGCAGCTCGGCGAAGGTCGCATCGATGTGGCGGATCGCGATGACGCTGGCGGTGGAGGTGATGATGATCACCGCCAACACCAGCATGAAACTGCCGAACGTCAGTTGGCCGATCGAAAGCGAGAACGATCGCGTCGTTGGCGAATTCGGCGGCGATGCATCAGTCATGTTGTTGAGGCCGGGCTCCAATCGGTCGTAATATACGATGTATTTCGGGCCTTGGGGAACATGCTGAAAACGATAGGGAAACGGGCCAATTTCGTCCGGCGGTGCGAATCGGGAATAGCGCTGGGCACTATCCTGGGCGTTGTGCTGTCGGTGCTGGTTGCTCCAATCCGGGATTTGCGCGCGGCGGAGGGCGACCGTGCGGTTCGAATGGCGAAATTTGCCCGGCCGCTGGCCGTGCCGTTCCCCCCGGAAAATCCCTATTCGCCGGACAAGGCCGAACTCGGGCGAAAGCTGTTTTTCGATCCCCTGATGTCGGCTTCCGGGACGATTTCCTGCGCGACCTGCCATCACCCGCGACTGGCCTGGGGCGATGGCCTGCCCCGTGCCATCGGCGAAGCCCGCACCCCGCTGCCATTCCGCTCGCCGACCATGCTGGGCGCCGCCTGGATGGAGGCGTTTGGCTGGGACGGCAAGTTTCCGACGCTGGAAAGCGTCGCTTTCACGCCGCTTTCCGCCGCCGCCAATATGGGCCGCAACGAGCAGGAACTGCTGCGGGACATCGCGAAAAATGCGGCCTATCGCGCCGATTTCGACCGGGTATTTCCCGGCGAAGGGGTATCGCGCGCGACTGTCGAGCGGGCGCTGGCGACGTATGAGCGGACCATCGTGCCGGCGCCGGCGCCGTTCGATCGCTGGATTGCCGGCGACGAGGCAGCGATTCCGGACGCCGCCAAACGCGGCTTCGACCTGTTCACGGGGCGGGCGAAATGCAGCGAATGCCACGCCACCTGGCGCTTCACCGACGATTCCTTCCATGACATCGGCACCGGCGGCGACAACGATCTCGGCCGCGGACGGCTGTTTCCGAAGTCGCAGGCGCTGCAGCACGCCTTCAAGGTGCCGAGCTTGCGCGACGTCGCCCGGCGGGCGCCCTACATGCACGACGGCTCGCTGCCGACGCTGGAAGCCGTGATCGCACTGTATGACCGCGGCGGGTTGGCGCGGCCGAGCCGCAGCGAACACATTCAGCCGCTGGAGCTTAACGATCAGGAACGCGGCGACCTGATCGCCTTCCTGCAGACCCTGACCGGCGACGCGGCGCGAGCCTCCTCCCCGATTATTCCAGCTCGCTGACCTCGACGGTCAGCTTCATCTGGGGGTGGATCGCGCAGCGGATGGCGTAGATCCCGGGCCGGATGAAAACGATGTCGCGGCTCTCGCCGGGCGGGATGTCGCCGGTATCGGCCGAGAATTGCGCTGTATCGACAAAGGCGTGGTGGACGAACTTCTCGTCATTGGTGAAGTGAACGACGCTGCCCTTGCCGACGACAATCCGCGCCGGGGCGAACAGCCGGTCGGCCTGGCGCACCTCGAACTCGGCGCCCAATGCAGCGCCGGCCGCAAGACCGAGGGCAATAACCAGAGGCAATCGACGCATCGCCAATTTCTTCAACGAAATGGGTGGATTCGGCAACCGGCGAAACCGCCGGCTGGCCGTCCATACCAGCATTGGGGCCGGATTGCTCAGGCAAAATGCAGGGATTGAACCGGAGGCGCCAACCAAGCCGGACGGCTCAATCGGCGGTGATGCCGGCCTCCTTGACCACCTTGGCCCACAGCGCAATGTCGGCCTTGATGATATCGGCGAAGGCCTGCCGCGGCGCGCTTTTGGCCTCGCAGCCGGCGACATCCAGTCGCTGCTGCACATCTGCGGCAGCCAGCGCGGCCTCCAGTGTCTTGCTGATGCGATCCACGATCGACTCCGGCGTGCCCTTCGGCACCACGACGCCGAACCATGGCGTCACCTGCGCCTCGGGAAAGCCCTGCTCGGCCATCGTCGGTGCGTCAGGGAAATATTTCGTACGACTGTCATTGATGGTCGCAATCACCCGGATGGCGCCGGTCTGCACTTGCGACAGTGCCTGGTTGACCGAGAAGAAGCTGGAGGTAATCAGGCCGCTGGCAATATCAGGCACCATCTGCGGATAGCCGCGATAGCCGATCCCGCTGACGTCGATCCCGGCGAGCCGCTTGAACAGTTCGAAGCCGAGATGCCCGGTCGATCCCTTGCCGGGATGGCTATAGTTCAGCATCCCCGGCTTTTCCTTGGCCAACGCCACATATTCCGCGACGTTCTTCACCGGCAGACTGGTGGGGACGATAAACACGTTGGGTGCCCGACACACCTGTCCGACCGGAATGAAATCGCGGATCGGGTCCCAGCGCAGCGAGGTGCTCAAGGCCGGGCTCGAGGTGAAGTACGCCGTCACTAGCAGCCACGTGTAGCCATCGGGCGCGGAGCGCGCGACTTCCTCGGCTGCGATCGAGCCGTTGGCGCCGGATTTGGATTCGACGACAATGGTGCCCTTCCACTGCTCCTGCATGTTTTGCGCAATGATACGCGCGAACACATCCGCGACGCTGCCCGGCGAATAGGGAATGACGATGCGGATCGGCCGGGTCGGGAAACTCTGCTGCGCGTAGCCTACGCCTGACAGGGCAAACAATCCGAGCAACGCGGCCGCCGCGGCGCCGATACGTTGAAATCTCATCGCAAGTGCCCTGCTTATCTCTTTTGCGGCGCGAAATACGCGCCCGGATTTGCAGGGAGGATGCCGGTAATCGGTCCGCACAGCAAGGCGGCGGCTTTTTCGTCACGCGAAACGACCAGGACACGGCACGCGCGCTTGCGAGGCACGGCTGCGCCGGTATGATCCCGGACCAAGAGGTGCCCAGAGCGCCCGCTGACATCAGGGAGAAGGTTTGATGAACGTGACCCAAGGCCTGCGCCGGGTTTTGCAGACGAGCCCCACCGGCATTGCAACCGTCGATGGCGAGCGCCGCCGCACCTGGCGCGAGATCGGCGATCGCGTTGCAAGGCTTGCCGGCGGGCTGCAACAGCTCGGCATCCAGCGCGGCGATCGTGTCGCCGTGCTGATGCTGAATTCCGACCGTTATCTCGAACTTTATCTTGGCATCGCCTGGGCCGGCGCCGTGATCGTTCCGACCAATATCCGCTGGAGCCGCGCCGAGATCGAGGACTCCCTGCACGACTGCCGGGCCTCGACGCTGGTGGTGGACAAGGCGTTCGCGGAAATGGGCGACGAACTGGCCAGGGCGGTTGCGCTGAAACTGGTCTATGCCGACGACGATGCCGGCCCTGCCGGCGCGTTGGACTACGAACAACTGATCGCCGCGAGCCAGCCGGTCGCCGACGCCATGGCCTCGCGCGAGGAACTCGCGGGCATCTTCTACACCGGCGGCACCACCGGGCGCTCCAAGGGCGTGATGCTGAGTCACGCCAACATCGTCAGCAATGCCCTGCACGTGCTGAGCGAAGGCCTGCTGCCGGAGGGTTCGATCTATCTCAACGCCGCGCCGATGTTCCATCTCGCCAATGGCTGCGGCATGTTCGCTTCCCTGATCGGGGGCGGCTCCAACGTGGTGGTCCGGATGTTCAATCCGGAACTGGTGATGAAGACGATCGAGAAGGAAAAGGTCACGGTGACGCTGATCGTGCCGACCATGATCCAGATGCTGACCGATCATCCGCTGTTCAGGACCGCGGATCTGACGTCGCTGAAGCGGATCCTGTACGGCGCCTCCCCGATCAACGAGGCGCTGTTGAACCGGGCGATGGCGGGATTGCCCGGCACCGCCTTCCATCAGCTCTACGGCATGACCGAATTGTCGCCGCTGGCGACGCATCTGCCATGGGACCAGCACACCGGCGAAGCCGCGACCAGGAAAAATCGCCAGCGCGCCTGCGGACGTGCCGCTGTTGGTTGCGAGGTCCGGATCGTCGATGCTGACCACAAGCCGGTCGGAACAGGCGTGGTCGGCGAAGTCGCCGTGCGCGGCCAGAACGTCATGATGGGCTATTGGGAGCGGCCGGAGGAAACCGCGAAAGCCATCATCGACGGCTGGATGCACACCGGCGACGGCGGCTACATGGACGAGGAAGGCTACGTCTATCTGGTCGACCGCGTCAAAGACATGATCATCTCCGGCGGCGAGAACGTCTATTCGATGGAAGTCGAGAACACCATTGCGCAGCATCCTGCGGTATCGCAATGCGCCGTGATCGGCATCCCCAGCGAGCAATGGGGCGAAACCGTTCATGCCTTCGTGATTCCGAAGGAAGGCGCACAGGTCAATGCCGCCGAGATCGTCGCCTTCTGCAAGGATCGGATCGCGCATTACAAATGCCCGCGCAGCATCGATATCAGGACCGAACCGTTTCCGCTGTCAGGCGCCGGCAAGGTGCTGAAGCGCGAATTGCGGCGACTGCATGCCGAGGACAGCACGCCGGCGACGGCAAAGGCCGGCTAGTTCGCATCAGGGCGCAACGCGCGTCGGTACCTTTCGTGCCGGGATCGTCATCGCGGCGACGCCGATGACGACGCAGGCAAGCCCAATCCATGCGGTCGTGCTCGGCCGCTCGCCGAGGAACACGACGCCGAGCCCGACGCCGATCGGCACCCGCAGATAGGCCTGCGCCGTGGTGCCGACCGAGCCCAGCGTCTGAATCAGGCGGAAATAGATCGCGAAGGCGAACGCGGTCGAGAATACCGCCAGGCCGAGCAACGCCAGCAGCGAATTCGCCGATGGCGCCAGCGTCCACGGCTGCTCGACCGCAAGACTCAGCGGGATCAGGATCGCCGCGCCACAAATGAGCGAACCTGCGGCCGGCGCCATCGGATCGAGATCCCTAAACCCCCGGCTGAAGATCGCAGCCCCCGCGTAACAGACCGCGGCCGCTAGCGTCACGAGCTGCGCCGTGAGTTGCTCGCCCAATCCGGACAGCGCCTGATGGCCGACGATCAGGCAGATGCCGATCATCCCGGCAACGACGCCGATCATTTTTCGCGATGTCACGGCTTCGTGGCGCGTGATCAGCGTCAGGACAAACGTGAAGATCGGCGCCGTCGAATTGAGGATGGTGGCGAGCCCCGCATCCAGCGTGCGCTCGCCCCAGGCGACCATGGTCCAGGGGATGACGCTGTTCATGCCGGCCTGAAACAGGAATCGTCGCCAGGTCGCGGCATCGGTCGGAATCGTCACGC is a window encoding:
- a CDS encoding VOC family protein; the protein is MPTVIWDHVHLRSPDPEATATWLHDILGGEIIRGPGRIDVKLGGANVFIAPVASGDGVNSPPVTPYQGLDHFGLTVKDIDAVAAEIKAKGVEFTREPTTIRPGVRICFIRGPQGISIELLERDKKYA
- a CDS encoding GrlR family regulatory protein — its product is MKNGLYSIHVNLLDGRSGKGSGVILFRDGQILGGDAYLFYTGSYTVKGDTFKGEVLVQRHTSPRDNDNPLFGGPAPVGIGVSGTFTDTRGTMNGTALVGKNSQIFGATLHRLADTN
- a CDS encoding ankyrin repeat domain-containing protein, yielding MPERSTPASSDHRFIDLVHAIVSGDAAKALRLSDTSPTLVRQRAAVGASRDGAKGCFFEPIAHYMYEGDTALHMAAAGFQYEIAQVLIDRGADCSARNRRGAVPLHYAADANVWNPTAQAATIGCLIRAGSDPNASDKSGVAPLHRAVRTRCAAAVEALLAGGADPRSRNKNGSTPLHLAVQNTGRGNSGSPHAVEQQRRIIGLLLAAGATPEDKDDNGKAVRDAATADWIRALF
- a CDS encoding PAS domain S-box protein, whose product is MTDASPPNSPTTRSFSLSIGQLTFGSFMLVLAVIIITSTASVIAIRHIDATFAELQRLQSVGDLAEDIDRRMNELRLAARDFVTDPGTQSVQVGEAATSLSDVLKKTRLELAPEQQDMIDGVTERLSTYRSGIERISALINRRAEMIVALPPLRDAFDAAIAASPDPVIASTLSQTQSRIASALLAHNPSAAEAAAQTMRTLTIPDPKLRMAVNGYAEAIIGISIRERQISDIDKEVLGTEGRLIQRVTELLREVSARRGHILSRDFARTLTEAKWQSIVLGTAGVLIGLFAALLVVRRTVRPLASIATSIRAVAGGGQNTSIPATDLDNEIGDIARAAEVFRQTLVDADAAREAAVRALAEQRLAEESYRKLFEASVDGIYVTTPGGALLNANPALARMMGYATPQDLIGGIGDIAETVYVQPEARAEYERLMQRDGMVREYEYQVRARDGSVLWLSDSASAVRNDAGELVRYEGTVRDITDQKRAEDAIAEGRRLLQMVIDTVPAVINVKDRRLQYVLMNRYMAGIFGIEPQDAIGRTTQDLMSRYGAAKTDENDKRVLAGGRELGFYEEEYKDSSGNMRQWLVNKLPILDTSGEIENIVTVALDIGERKRVEFEMSKAKDAAEAALRNLRETQNSLIEAEKLAALGRLVAGVAHEVNNPVGISLTVASALERKTAMFTAEVARGELRRSSLTDFLETSRDASSQLTANLNRAAELIQSFKQVAADRNYSDQRSFDLGDLTEQVVMSLRPGLRKHNLTLNVDCQPNLTMNSYPGPYGQVLTNLFLNAVAHAFPEGKPGTVDIQVRESGKDNVEILFSDDGIGMSLDVRRRAFDPFFTTRRDQGGTGLGLHIVYSIVTNRLGGRLDLDSEPGGGTRIQMILPRTAPLEQAAE
- a CDS encoding cytochrome-c peroxidase — protein: MAKFARPLAVPFPPENPYSPDKAELGRKLFFDPLMSASGTISCATCHHPRLAWGDGLPRAIGEARTPLPFRSPTMLGAAWMEAFGWDGKFPTLESVAFTPLSAAANMGRNEQELLRDIAKNAAYRADFDRVFPGEGVSRATVERALATYERTIVPAPAPFDRWIAGDEAAIPDAAKRGFDLFTGRAKCSECHATWRFTDDSFHDIGTGGDNDLGRGRLFPKSQALQHAFKVPSLRDVARRAPYMHDGSLPTLEAVIALYDRGGLARPSRSEHIQPLELNDQERGDLIAFLQTLTGDAARASSPIIPAR
- a CDS encoding cupredoxin domain-containing protein; this translates as MRRLPLVIALGLAAGAALGAEFEVRQADRLFAPARIVVGKGSVVHFTNDEKFVHHAFVDTAQFSADTGDIPPGESRDIVFIRPGIYAIRCAIHPQMKLTVEVSELE
- a CDS encoding tripartite tricarboxylate transporter substrate binding protein, producing the protein MRFQRIGAAAAALLGLFALSGVGYAQQSFPTRPIRIVIPYSPGSVADVFARIIAQNMQEQWKGTIVVESKSGANGSIAAEEVARSAPDGYTWLLVTAYFTSSPALSTSLRWDPIRDFIPVGQVCRAPNVFIVPTSLPVKNVAEYVALAKEKPGMLNYSHPGKGSTGHLGFELFKRLAGIDVSGIGYRGYPQMVPDIASGLITSSFFSVNQALSQVQTGAIRVIATINDSRTKYFPDAPTMAEQGFPEAQVTPWFGVVVPKGTPESIVDRISKTLEAALAAADVQQRLDVAGCEAKSAPRQAFADIIKADIALWAKVVKEAGITAD
- a CDS encoding long-chain-fatty-acid--CoA ligase — protein: MNVTQGLRRVLQTSPTGIATVDGERRRTWREIGDRVARLAGGLQQLGIQRGDRVAVLMLNSDRYLELYLGIAWAGAVIVPTNIRWSRAEIEDSLHDCRASTLVVDKAFAEMGDELARAVALKLVYADDDAGPAGALDYEQLIAASQPVADAMASREELAGIFYTGGTTGRSKGVMLSHANIVSNALHVLSEGLLPEGSIYLNAAPMFHLANGCGMFASLIGGGSNVVVRMFNPELVMKTIEKEKVTVTLIVPTMIQMLTDHPLFRTADLTSLKRILYGASPINEALLNRAMAGLPGTAFHQLYGMTELSPLATHLPWDQHTGEAATRKNRQRACGRAAVGCEVRIVDADHKPVGTGVVGEVAVRGQNVMMGYWERPEETAKAIIDGWMHTGDGGYMDEEGYVYLVDRVKDMIISGGENVYSMEVENTIAQHPAVSQCAVIGIPSEQWGETVHAFVIPKEGAQVNAAEIVAFCKDRIAHYKCPRSIDIRTEPFPLSGAGKVLKRELRRLHAEDSTPATAKAG
- a CDS encoding DMT family transporter, whose product is MTETKPQTPNLATELTLLVALATLWGASYTFIRIGVATIPPITLIAGRTAIAGLLLLVIMRARGVTIPTDAATWRRFLFQAGMNSVIPWTMVAWGERTLDAGLATILNSTAPIFTFVLTLITRHEAVTSRKMIGVVAGMIGICLIVGHQALSGLGEQLTAQLVTLAAAVCYAGAAIFSRGFRDLDPMAPAAGSLICGAAILIPLSLAVEQPWTLAPSANSLLALLGLAVFSTAFAFAIYFRLIQTLGSVGTTAQAYLRVPIGVGLGVVFLGERPSTTAWIGLACVVIGVAAMTIPARKVPTRVAP